GGTCAGGATAAGAAGATAATCGCTGGCGTGGCATCACGACGCGCAGCCAGGCCAGGTGACTGGCCTAGCTCTTGCCAAGGATGGTGAGTGGAGAAATGGACAAGAATAGGTCGAATATGCAGGACTTTCGAGTCGTGTGTATAGTTGATTGGCATACTTGGCCGACTGTTGGTCCAACAGAAAGGATAAAATGACATGATCAGTACACATGAGAACTCATCGCCCTCTTGAAAATCTTATTATGTCTCTATAGAGCTAGGTATTATTACTGCCCTTTCCAATATATGTATGATGACAATATTGATACTTGTACTCTCTTAATATCGAGCCTTGTTGACAGGTTGCGACAGTTGGTAAAGATCTAGAAACCTACTACGTTGCAGGGATTATAGTGTAGGTAGGCCTCCCACATTAATGTGACATTGGACAGGCTCGCCAATGCGGCCGTGGGATGTAATCACCAACAACTTTAACAATTACCCCGCGATGACAATTTTGATTGGTGATATTGTCATTTCGCGGCTTGATCTGCAGCGGTTGAGTCGTCATCTCTTTCTGAGGCCATGAGGTTTGCTATGCGAGTGGTTTGAACCGAAGTGTTGGTCGATATAGTCACAACTTCGGACTGTCATCAGACTGCTCATCAAAACCTCGAGAACCTCGAATTTACTCACCACTTCTAACATACCAGAACCTCACTATGAGCTAAGCTAGTATAATAAACGGCTCATACCAGCCAGCTGCGTGGGAATTACTAACTTTGCCAATTAAACTGTTGGCTAGCTGGGAGGGGAAAGCAACAAAGCTTGTATCCAACATTACCCCACGTATGGTACCCCGGTTAGCGCCTGTTGTCGATCCGACAGATCCCCGAAACTACGCCCACACGATGGAGGGTTAGGATCGCCCATTACAAAAGGTTACTTTTTGCAACTACGATGTTATAGCAAAGATCGAGTAGTCGCCAATGACATCAGGTTATTCCCTCTCACAAGGCGATAGTTCCTCACCCGGGGATCATGTGACGCCACGACTGCGCCTCAGTTGCTAAGATGCAGTCGTCGAAAGATAAGATAATATGCGTCAAGAAGATACCCTGCAGGGAAAGAGGTTGCTTTTAATTGGTTAACGAAGGATTGGACAAGAAGGGAATGGAGACAACTGTTGAACATCGAGTCTAACCTGAATATTTATCCCTTTTGTTTCTAGtctattatatatacattGTGTCTTCCCATCCCATTATACACTGGCCCCTATCTGTCACCCTCATATTAAATCCTCTTCGGTGTGTGCAAATATCAAGTCTTTGACTGCTATGTCCGAATCCGTGGATGAATAGTCCTCGCGGCATTAAGTCTCATTTCAAGCTCCCTCCCATCCAACACTGTCTCCCCTCTGTGTTCAGTGCCCTGTTGGAAATGCTCCCGCAGCTTAGCACGAGTATCGTACTGTTTGTTCTTGCATGTATCACATCGATACGTTACATCCACTGCAAACCGTTCCCATTGCTCCATCGCAGCACGTCGGCGTCTGATATCCACTGCTCTTTGGGCAATCATGTTAATATCGTCAGCCACCGACTCCTCATTGAGATAGTCTTCGGTTTGCTTCTGTATAAACCTTAGGGTATCTTCTCCTGTGTCACAGGGTCGCCAGTCGTCAAGAGGTATGGTATGGAGTTTTCCTTTGACGTTGAGTCTGTATCGATGCATTCGATGGTGAGGATGGTGAGTGAGCTCAATGGCCTCACATTCTGAATTCCAACCGTTCGTCCCATTGTCTCCCTCACAGTCCACCATCCATTTCTTCCAGTGCTCCAGGATTTCGGAATATTTCTTTAGGAACTGCTTGTGTCGACTATCATCTGTTGTTGCCGTTGCTTCCTCTGATTCTCCGTTTGGTCCGGGATCTGTAACCTTCAAACCCGTTCCGATACTGACGAACAAGGCTGGAACTCCGTTATGAAGTCTGCGAACCTCTCGAAGAACGGTCAATGAAGGGTTGTTTGCTACCATACCTCCGTCTAGAAACTTCAATCTTCCAATCTTGATTGACTCAAAGTATACTGGTGCTGCAGTCGTAGCGCGGGCCACCACCCAGATTGCTGTTGTGTGAGCAGGCCCTGTATTAGGTGGGGTCCAGGACTTGGAGTTCGTTGACGTGGAACTCAAGTGATGGTCGTAACTCCTCCACACGAACTGCTTATTAACACCAgtgtctttattaataagccAAGAAATAGCGATACTAATTATGTATGCTGTCATGTCAGCATTGTAAAGGTGAGGAAATGTGGGTGTTGGATATTCTCACGTCCGGGTTCGATCTTCCCTGTATTTCAGTGGTTCGGTATCTGCATTTTGGGGAAGGCGGACTGCTGTATCACCTGGCACGCCGTCATGCTGTCGCTTCAAGGCTTTGTGGATAGCATCTTGAAATGCGGCGCGGGTCTTCCGACAAGAATACTTTGCTCGCGGCCACCAGAGAATTGAACGCTCGTGAAACCGCCTCGGTTTTCCGAACACGGCGTTACCGAATGCCTTGTATGTATCCAAAGCTTCATCGACAGATAAACGTAGTCTTCCCAGCATTATGCTACTCAGTCTAGTTCCTGTTAGTTGGAATCGTACAAATAGTGCAAGGAGATGACGTACCCGCCAGTTGAAGTTCCTGCGATATAGTCAAAATAGTGACATGGAAGATAATCATCAACACTTTCTGAATCTTGGTTCGCTTCGGCGGAACTGTTACTGCTCGGTCCCATCCAGGAGTAATATCTACTACTGAGAGCCGGGTCTGGGGGTTGACGTTTCAATGTGCGTATCGTAGTCATAATATGCTTGAGTACCAGAAGACTTGCGTAGCCACGGATGCCACCTccatctataatattatagtcaGGTATAGTCTCGCTTGTCTTAGATAGGTTATTACCGAAAGTCAAGACTGTCTTTTGAGCCCAAGGGCCTTCTTCGTCACAGATATGCTCAGGTCCTCGAACAGGAATTGATGTGTCAATATCAACACTGCTAGAACCACTGACCTGCTGTTCTAAGGTCGGAGGAGTATCGGAATTTGGAGTGGTCATCTTCTAGTGATACGCAACACAAATGATAATTGTTAAACAAGAATGGTCTATAGAGACTTGTGTTTCTAAACTGCAATGTCACGTATCGAGGGCAGGTAGCTATGCGAGTTTTATGCCTCGTCAGACAAGGCTCTGCGAATGCATCAGAACCGGGCGCTTGAGTAGGCGATGCATCCCACAGCAGCAACCACTTGGCCTGTACAACGGTGATATGACAGCCACGGCTTCCACATCCAATATGATCATATTCGTGCAGGCTGGCAACCTGTAAAGCAGCGATGCCAGGGACTAAGTTATGGGTTCCTATCCTTTGTCATTTGTAGCAGGGTCACCGAACTCGAAGTATTAAGGATATTGTATCCAACACAGCAAAATCTAACTTTGTTAAAGGAGAGCAAAATTTCGTTATCGAACCACTATAGAATATACAGATGCTCTTGGTACATTTCTCGGATAATTTAACCGCCAAGATGTTTTTCTTGCTGTTATGCGCGCAGTCAATACTCGGCTCAAAATATTGGCTGTTGTGCAACCACACCTCGCCCAATGAGTACCGTACAGTCTCGCTGGAGTTTTATGATCTGACTTTCACTTTCCTTTGTAAAATCTAATTGGACTTGCGAACAACATTACTCTACCCAAACATAAAGCCTTTCGGCTTGTGTCACTGGAGTTGTGAGGATCATCACTCGTAAATGTATGTCACGGCTGGGTGGTTCTCATGGGTTAACGGGTTATAACCTCTTAGTCTTCCATTATGCATGTCACTTCTAAAATGGAATATTGCGGCTGACCATGGCTGCATGGCTCTCACCTGCTGACATGCATCGCAACAAGTGAACCACTATCTTGATGATCAACACCTTCTATTTGCGGATTGTCCGACTCCCCGGGCGATGATTAAATAACAAAAAATAACCAGAACCATGTAGTGTGGCGCACCCTACTTGTCCCAAGAGAGGGCGTAAGAAAACAATATTGCATAAGGACACCTGCGCTCCATAATAATTCCACCAATCGACCGGTCCAAACTACCTGTTATCATGCATTCATTACGTAGAGCTGAGGTTCATTACCCAGCAGTCTATGTAGGTTGTACCGAACTCCCATCCTCCAAAGATTAACCTCCGCGATGAACTCTCCCTTTCCTTCGGGCGCTCCCTTTCCTTCGAGCTCTCCCTTCGCTTCGTTCGGTCGTTTGATGTAAATAGCGACATTGCTCTTCAATCGGGGAACATCAACTGGGATACAATCTTTGCCTGTTCCTTTTATTGAGTATGTCATCTGAGAGATCTAATGTGGCAAGATTCATACCTTCAATATCGCATTTGTCAAATGGCAGGACCTGATCTGATTTCATGTCCAGGACAGCGACTGGGTTACCGTGAAACCCCATACTAGCAACTCTTGGATGAAGTGAAGAAATAGGTCTTGAGATGCTGGATCGAGTAGATGTGGCACGTTTCGTTTTTTCTGTTTTGTGAAGCTTGAAAGAATACGAGTATAATCTAGCGGTGAGTGTTTTCTTGAGCCTTCTTTTATGAGCTCTATGAAAAGCGGGGGATGctctatagaaatagcagTGTCCATGATGCGGTTTTCCATTCATCCAAGACAGTGGCGTTGCCTAGTTACAGTACTTAGCCGTAAATGTATTTCACAAGACGTCTGACGACCCTTTCAAGAGGCCACTACTTGGTTGGTTGCATTGGCAACAAACACTTGTAACGCCTGACTGTTGCAGGTTAATCACACTTGCGAGTCAGAAACCGTGGGGCCAACGCGTGATCCAATTAGGCATTCTCTGTGTAACCACATGCTTCTGTCCCGTCCGCTAGAGATTGGGATATTGGGAAACTCCGCCCTGCTACATGTCATCAAGCCGGTGTCGGAAGCCGTGGCCTAAGCTGCACCAACCCTCTTGTCCCCTGTGGCTAAATTACTCGTAATGGCGATTACTTGGCGTGCGTTGATTGCCATACAATATTCGAGGCATTGGTTGAGGCCCTTTCACTGATGACATGTGCGACTGTGACAGCGCCACGAGTCATCAACATACGAATACTGCATGTTCTATATGTAATAAACGACATTAATCAATGCTGTCATCTTTTCGGCGGAATGATTTGATATTCTGACCTTCAATATTTGCGCCACTTTATTACCTTGACGTTCAATTTCCATAACGTCCATGGCCTCAAATGATGCATACTCACACCGCCGCCCAAACATAGACCTCAGGCCGGCTTAAGCGCTTAAAACTCAACAGTTACGAGTACAACGGGCAGAAGTTTCGATCTAGTCTCTTATTTGCTGCCACTTTGCCTGGAGACTGACCATTTTAGACCTTGATTGATTCAACGAAATCCCCAAACAACGGAGACGAAGTTCGAGTATAGGGTATTTAGGATGAACATCCATGTGTTTCGAGGTTTATTTCtaaatttattcttaatttgAAGATCAGTACAGGTGTTCAATGGGATTTTAGCCATCTTCTACTCTCATTTGTTCCTCATATTGTTTCCATTGACTAAGAAAGACTCTTCGGTACTCTGTAACGATGAGTGTTTTTCTCTTCTGCCCCAAACCATTGTGGGGAATTTGAGATATTAGATCTTATCACCATCACCGACACAACTAAACTGTTCTAGGAAATGATCCCCTAGCTAGTGCTTATACATATGCCCCTTAACTGTAACTAAGCGGTGCGAGTCTAAGCTGTCAAACTTTGAGGAAAACCCCATCAATCAATTGATTAGTTTCTTCTTATGAAACTACTGATAAGCTGGGCAAATTGACTGACAAGTGGATACTTCGTCTTTTGTATAtctttgtgttaaaggaaggataagtaggttatatagcagtgcttttgtttttgtgtgagattaaggttgctctaagagccctgtTTTTCGTGAcaaagctgcatctatcgatatcacattaaacttcgaggaataCCCATTGATATCAATTTTACGAAACTACTTCCAATCCTTATCGTGATAATTACCAGCTGCTCAATTGATAAGCTTCTGCAACTGATAAATTCGACTTCCATCTCGTTAGACCTCCTCTATCACTCCTGAACCATACTCTGTGATTTATTATATCAGAGACGAACCAGAAAAATGCAGAGTCAACCCTAAGGTCCGCAGTGAAAGCGAGCTCTTGAAGCAAGCGACTTGTGTCACTCCTGGGATTGAAGTGTCGTCTCCTATCGGTCGACCCACAACCTCGAGAGGATTTCAATGTTTGTCTCACTTGTATTGACTACGGTGTCTAATGAGAAAGTGGAGAGACGTGTCCCAGAGTACCTACAGATCCTCAACCGTCCGACTTTAAGTCGCCCACTTGTATACGCCGTATTTAGTTTCCCGTTCCTATCCGAAAACGACCTCCAAGTACGATGGACAAATGGAATACCTCTCGAGAACGAGGTATCATACATGCTCTTGGTGGCGCTATGTGCTGTTAGTGCCCAAAGTTCAACCCTCAAAGTTGTTTCCAATAGATGATCCCAACGCGCACGACAGTGATACGTACTTCACTGAAGCTGTGTCTCATGTATCGACACGCGTTAGTATTAAGCAACGTCGCTCAATATAgagtaaaattatttaatagtactactagctataataagtaaGTTATAAAATCAGTATCAGTTCTTGAACTTACCCTAGATACCCTGCAAAGTGGCTTTCATAATACGGGGGGATAACCTCTAAAAAATAACTACAGTACTATGTTCAATTAACAATGAGGGGTACGGTTTCCTGAATTTATCTTGTGGCTTTTTGCAGAAACCTGATGTAGCAAGAAATGACCAGCAAATGAACCACCCGAATGGTCCCTTACGATTAACAGCGAAGTTCTCCACTAAGCTTGCTAAGtcctcctcttgttgccTTCGGCTTTGCAAAAGCCGGTTAGTTTGAGGCTGATAGTGGATCATAACCGGGCTTCGGCCTCGGCCCGGACCTCCGAGCACGCCTTACAGGGTACGACGGCGAGAGAATCCACTTTACGCTTGAACAAAAAGAGTTTATTTGCTACAGCTTAATGCTAGCACTAGTAAACTTATCCGCACTGTAAAGTATGCATTTTTAACACTGTAATAGGCTCCTCCTGCTTCTACTTAAATTTGTGGCAGCCGggattgatgtgggtgttcctcgaagtttaatatgatctcgatagatgcagcctcgtcacgaaaactagggctcttagagtaaccttaTTCTCACACAAGTACAAAAGCAATACCTTCTATGCAAcccacttatccttcctttaacacaaagacaCTAAACAAAAGACCAAGTGGCAGCCGGAATACATTACCCTCAACTTTCCATGCACACCGCCACCCATCATCATGGCCGTAACCAACGACCAAGATTCTGTTTTCCAGAGACTTCCCAATGAACTGACCAACATCATCTTTAACCTTCTCCCAAATCGCGACATTAAGAACCTCCGTTTAACATGTCACTGTCTCAATCAACGCGCGCCCTTGCGGTTCAATCGCGTCTTTGTTTCTGCAAATCCGCTTAATATCGAAGTCTTCCTTGCAATCGCACACCACGACACCTTCAGACATCAGGTCAAGGAACTCATCTGGGATGACGCTACTTTTCAATCTTTGCAAACTAGTACGGATGATTACGATGACGACTTTGGCTCTGAAGAAGAGGGGTCCGGCGATCACGATTATCAAGGCGATTCATGGTTTTCACGACGCTGCAGGCAAGCAATAGGAGACCATATGTCGCGACTGGATATAATCTATGGCAACGAGCAGCGAAGATCACTCTTGCCATCACGCGAATCACTTTCGTACTATGAGCGGCTTTTCGAAGAGCAGGCTCCTGTTCTGGAATCCCGAGCTGATGAGGAAGCCGTTAGATACGTTTTACAGAAATCACGTTTCCCAAATCTCATGAAAGTCACTGTTACTCCCGCAGCACATGGCTTTCTCTTCTCCCCGCTATATGAGACTCCAATGATCCGCGCGTTTCCACCTGGCTTTGTATATCCAATTCCCCGGGGCTGGACATACGCTATTGATATCTATTCACCAGGGGATGCCGAGCCTTGGGATcatgaagaggaaaagaaaaaatggCGAGGGGTTCAGATTATGTCACGGCTACTTGCAGACCAGGATATCCCTTGCAGTCTCCCAGAGCTGTCGTTTGACAATCACCAGCTTCCCACTGGCATCAACCATTACGTCTTTGACCAACCGAATGACGAGTATGATAACCTTTGTCGGATATTGGAACGGCCGGGGTTCAAACGAATTACCTTGTCGGTGCTTATGGGATGGCTATCAGACCAAGATGCCCAAGACTGGGACTTTTtgaagaaaggaagaatcCGAAATGCTCTGGCCAAGGCTTCTGACCTTGAAGAAATAACCTTCCAGACTGACTATCCACTCGAGGAACATTGCTGGGAAAGTCCAGCAGTGGATACTGTATCGCTCTTCGATATATTCCCCATCGACCAGTGGTCTACTGGGGGTCTTAAACACTTTGGACTTTCTGGGATGCAGGTGACCCAAGAAGAACTATTATCTGTCATTGAGAAGCTGTCGCCAACCCTTCAATCTATCGAATTAAGCTTTCTCTCCTTTATTGAAGGAACGGGAAATCATGCTGGGATCCTCGCTGATATTCGCGATAAGCTGGAATGGAGACATCGCCCCGTCAATCAAAGGATTAGATTGCGCATGCTCGTCAGGATCAACCAAGAAATTGGTCGTTACACATGTTTGGATAAGGAAATCAATGACTATCTTTATGGCGATGGCCCCCCACCGTTTGGCGTTGACGCAAGCGGAGGATCATGGGCTATGATTCTACCAGGGGCTGGCATGGAATACGATGAGTTCGATACAGACTACGTCAAACCATGTAAAAGATTGCGAGATATACCGAGAGATGTAGAAGAAGTATCTGGTTAACTAGATCAATAAATGCCCGGGTTTTTACTAGGCCCTTACTTCATTTCATAGTGCAAGTTTCAACTATTGATCTCTATGTGATCCCACCAATATGATGCCACGGAACGTGGCCTAAGAAGTAATCTCAAGAGGAGCTGACACAAACATAGGTTCCAACCTCCAGGGCCGAACAATCTGTCTTAACAGCGGGGTTCCACTTGTAAAATGTACTGAGCGTTATCTTGCTAACATTGGCAATGTCGTAGCAAGTATCTCCCCTCTCGACCTTGTGGAATTTAGTATTATCagcatctaggttcaaaaacttTGTTTATTATTGAGTTGATTtttaatgtatacttcgggacttacgcctcggacaTCTTCAAATTATAGAAAGGTGCGGTGGCAATCGAGGGATCGGCATGTTCGTTGATGGGAATGCCAAAGGCGCCAGAAGGATTGCTGACGCAGATCGAGGTGCCTATGAGCGACTTCATCTTGCTTTATCGTGTTAGTCCACATTGTAGTAAGAATACAAGAGAACGTCGGGCTTACGAGCAAATGGAAGGGATATCGCGGTTCCACGATACGATCTGTGCATATGTcgacttgttctttttgctgACCTTGAGACAGGTGTCGCCATCTTGAATTGTGTACTGTTTACACTTGGACAGATCTGCAGATCTTTCTGACGGAGGACCGGCCTTTACAGCCTGTGTTCCGCTGGCGAGAATCGcgagaaaggaaagaaataACATATTGCCAAAGAGAGATTAACCAGAAGATATGGATCCCACAAGTACGGTATGAATCACTATCAATAGGGAGTTGGATGATATATACCAGAGGACGTGGGGCAGTTGGGGTTTATTTTATTAGAATTGCGCGAAGTGAGTAGTAATCTTACAGACCTGTTGTAAAATTCTGCCCTTGCTAGTCAGTATCGCGGTCAGCAAGATTGTGAATCAAAACAATGTCTGTGCCCAGGGAGCGAGTTAGACAAAGGTGAGGCGAACATGCGAAACGTAGATAGTTAGCCCACCACATTACTAGTGCTACTGTGAGGGTTCATAATATTCGAGCAAGCGGATTGGCTGCGAAACAtgctgttggttgttggatgTTGGTTGTGTTGAAGAATTTAGGACCGATTAGTCACATCGAGACACAGTGTTTAGCACTAACTGCTCTCAGATCAACGCATGCTTCCATCGAAACATGCAGGGTCAAGAGGGTCCTATGAATTGGCAATCCTCGCATCAAGGTTAAACCGCAAGAAAGAGAATGAACGTGCTTCCTCATATTTATGTTGTTCATGAAGTAAACCTTTTAGGTCTTTGCGTTGCATAAATAATATGACCCGGTCAAATACCAAGCCATGAGCGTTGACCAACAGTGGCAGATTGTGAAGGAGATAGGTAAAAATATTCACAAACCAGCGAGAATCCAAAGACAAGCTACTGGGCATTACTGCTTTAACCTATTGACGATACATATAAGCTTGCACACCCTAGTCCTTCATCACAGCCTCCCATATCCCCTTCACATAATCATCGTCAGTAAAGTCGCAAGGCCATACAACTCTCAGCAACGCCGCCTGTACATCCTCCCACGTCTTCAAACCCAGAACCCGACTCTGCTCCCGTGCAAATTCTTCAAAATATGGTTTAATTCCAGGGTCTTGTGCAAGGTCACCATGCCTCTCGTGTACCTGCAGACTTATCACCGCAACAAATGACTCCCAGAAGAGTAGATCTGCTAGGTGTGATGCATCTGGCTTTTGTAGTGCGTACCCGAGATGGCGCTGTAATATCCTCATGGTGTGGAGATAATTCTCTCTTGTAAATGGTTGCCAGAGTACGACTACCTGCTCCAGATACAGCTCTATTGCGATTACTAATCCAACCCACGAAGTCTTTTGCTCATTCTTGTCATCGGCATTAGCCTGACGCTTGTGACCTTCAGACACAGCGCTTTTATGGGCTTGGATAAGGCCGTCGTACAGCATAGCCGCCGCCTCTGATTGCCAGAACTCACGCTGTATTTGGCGAGTACTTCTGGGTGATGATTTAGAATGCCCGTCGTAGAAGTTGCGCGTGAGGATTCGAAGCCCTTTCATGACACGGACGACTGAAACATCTTGAAAGATATCTCCGCTGTAGTTGAGGGTAACGGGGAACTCGCGAATAGCGTTAAGTGTTACGATATGAAAGTAATGACCCCTATCGTCTGTGATATGCCAGCTGCTCATGCGGGGAGTGCTGTTCGTTGATACTGAACTGGTGGTGGTCTCGGTGAGGCCGGCAGGTCGTCGGATAAATTCAAGAGCGGTTGTTGTACCATGCATAAAGGTAGAAGTTCTGGTATTGTTAAATGGATGTCATGGGCAAAAGGAGCCGGTAATAGCGCATACATTAGAAAATATCGGTCTGATAGTTCTTGGTCTAGAATCGTGGCCCCAGTGGTCAAATGCTTTTCTCTGTGGCGTGAAAGAGCGTATATGGCGTTTAAATGCTTCTCGGCCATTTGGTGATCACCACGACAAACCTGCAACGCCTTAGTATCACTCCTGTTACTATAAACGTTATCTGAATACCTCTGTGTATGCTAACAATGCCATCTGCTTCGTAATCGGTGCACAGAGTGTAAAGTCTCCTTTCGCAAACCATTCTTTTACTAGGCGCACCGTCTCAAGTGTGTGGAAGTAAAAGGCTTGCTCAAACTTTCGAATATTCCCGTAATTAAATCCGAAATGGGTGGCTGCAATTAAAACTGCACTTCGAAGTGCATCGGGGTCCGATATGATGTGCGCCATACTGGTTGATGTCAGCTTCTTCTGGAGAAACCCGAGCTAGACGAACAAACCGTCTTTTATGGTAGTCTGAAGGTGACACGCCGGCGCTTCCTTCTGGTTGATAGACTGACAACAACACGTCAAGATTGAGATGTTAGTCTAGGATAAAGTGCCTCACAATAATGAAAGAGTTCGTGGGATTTCAGCGGCATGTTGATGGCCAAACAGTCCAGGTTCTTTTTAGAACCAGATAGGATAAGTTGATGAGTTAAACGTTGTGTATTGGGCACTTCGGGTTGCCGAGAAGAAATCGAAGCGTCCCATGGTATAGGTGCCCACGGCTGAGCAGTTCCGGCTCTCTCCAGcgctcttctttctctcaaAGGAATCTTCGCAGGTGGATATTCACAAACCTTGTTCGCCCTAGTACAGTTTTGACTGCCGACGTAGTCAGCATTCGAACAAATAATACATTATCAGCTCACCATGTGGGACGATATTCGTCGCATTTTACTCGTCGAGCTCTACACTCAGCGCAGCCTGTGCGACTCCGTGTATGGATACGCCGTTGTCGGACATTTACAGGCTTGTTGTCATTCGATGTCATGCTTCCCCAATGGCGGTCTCAGTATTGGGCGGTATTATTTTGCAAGGACAAGAAAATTGACTGCGAGGCTTTTCTAACAGTAAGCACTAACcaggaatggatggaaaatGAGGTCCCAGACTGCATGTTAGAAAAGTACTTGTCAGATTTATGCCAAGAGGTTACAATCGAGTCAGTCTGGCGGGAAAGTATCTCGTCTAATTTGCCAAATGGGGTCTGAGAAGTATTGCACTATTGTTACGGGATATGCATCCAAAACACGTGACCTTTGCATACCCGGATAAGAGTGCAAGGTTGGAGAACTGTAAGCCAATAATACCCACCTACGAGTTGAGAATACCCAGCTGAAAGACAAGGTTGCGTGGTTGCAGAAGACGCGTGTTATGGGTTGGAGGGGTCACCATAAGCCAATGGGGATGATGCAGAAGAGGCTTCGATGATAGAAATACGAGATGATATTGACTCCTTGGATGGGTGAGTGACTTGTCTCGAGACTGGGAGAGATGAAGAGTTCAGTGGGTAAATAAAGGAACAGATTTTTGATGAGTTAGCAATACGTCTTCTGGTTGGATggataattaaattatattacgTATATTCATGAGAATCTGCCATGCGTCGCAAGAACAAACAGCCCTCCTTTCCACGCATAGTAACGCTATCGTATGAGAAAGGTAATCAATTCTATAAAAACATTTGGCAGCAACAGCGACCTGTATATGTCTCTCTAGACACTAGCTAAAAGCTCTTCGTCtatctcctcatcatcacgagAATACCAATCTGGGGAAGGCCCTAAACCCTCCTTACCGTGAAACCAGAGCCCTTCCCCAAATCTAGCCTCACATTCAATCCCCTTTCTCTCAAGAAACCTCATGAAGCGACCTCCGGGGACATCTCCGATTGGTTCACCGCGCGTCTTTGATCCAACAATAATTCCCCTCAGGTAAAATCGCTTCAAAGCAGGGGATTGTCTCTCTGTCATAACCCTTTTCAGCATGTTCGTCAACAGTTCGCTGCCCAAACCGTCTTGGTCTTTTCGGAAGAAATAATCTGCCTCACCGCAGGCTCCGTCACCATGTTCCATCCCAATTCGTTGCTCTACTACCAGTGTTTCGAGCGTTGCACATGATGCTTGAAGAATCTTCTCCCAATCCCTATGGGCAGCTACCTCTGCAGTGGTTGACCAGAAATAGCTAACCATTCTCTGAGAAAGATTACTTTGTGATGGTTGACAAAGATGCAAGTGTCGTAGTCGCGGGAGCTTCAGTGACATCCAATCTTCGGGACAAGGCAGAAAATTAGACAAAGGCCGGGGGATAGCAGCCCATCCGCTGAGTCTCCCATACTCAGG
This Fusarium poae strain DAOMC 252244 chromosome 3, whole genome shotgun sequence DNA region includes the following protein-coding sequences:
- a CDS encoding hypothetical protein (SECRETED:SignalP(1-19)), which codes for MLFLSFLAILASGTQAVKAGPPSERSADLSKCKQYTIQDGDTCLKVSKKNKSTYAQIVSWNRDIPSICSKMKSLIGTSICVSNPSGAFGIPINEHADPSIATAPFYNLKMSEA